Proteins encoded by one window of Methanomassiliicoccales archaeon:
- a CDS encoding replication factor C large subunit, which yields MSEDWTELYRPKSLKDVVGNPKAIKELKEWAISWENGIPVKKVAVLIGPPGVGKTSSAIALANDFGWGVIEMNASDQRNGEAIRNVALRGAISDTFSDEGNFLSHREGRKKLIILDEADNLFGKDDQGAIPAIVELVSITKHPVVLIVNDFYGLSRKSSAIKEKTLQIKFNKIPIPTVRALLRKIAAAQGISVPDNVLEIISKNSNGDLRASLRDLQALALGNLEIEERQALSLDNRLVTKSMYDLMAEIFQGSSPRSAQRLAQDLQEAPEYIILWVEENLPLAYRDIEDLCNSFQLLSRADIMLGRVSRRQYFGLWSYATDLSTFGVCASKSRLNRGFIRYQFPGYLMKMGRSKIVRGTKQSVAMKIGLYCHASSQYTMTEILPYIASLFRSNRGFRISTTEILDLTEEEAAFLLGEKIDSATVKHLFQELHRKQMGESEVHDGIKPIRINEISEKTYSEDDKASENIKQKSLFEY from the coding sequence ATGTCGGAAGATTGGACCGAATTATACCGGCCGAAATCTCTAAAGGATGTGGTCGGAAATCCCAAAGCTATAAAGGAATTAAAAGAATGGGCCATCTCTTGGGAAAATGGAATCCCTGTAAAAAAAGTGGCCGTGTTAATAGGCCCTCCAGGTGTTGGTAAAACATCCAGTGCCATTGCTTTGGCAAATGACTTTGGTTGGGGAGTTATCGAGATGAATGCTTCCGACCAAAGAAATGGAGAAGCTATAAGAAATGTGGCCTTGCGCGGGGCAATCTCAGATACTTTTTCTGACGAGGGCAACTTCTTATCACATCGCGAAGGAAGAAAAAAATTAATCATCCTCGATGAAGCTGACAACCTTTTCGGGAAAGATGATCAGGGAGCAATCCCTGCAATCGTCGAACTTGTTTCCATTACAAAGCATCCTGTCGTACTAATTGTAAATGATTTTTATGGTCTGAGCCGAAAAAGTTCTGCGATAAAAGAGAAAACTCTTCAGATAAAATTTAATAAAATACCTATTCCAACAGTTCGCGCACTACTTCGTAAAATAGCTGCCGCTCAAGGAATCTCTGTACCAGACAATGTCCTAGAGATAATCTCGAAGAATTCAAATGGCGACCTCAGAGCGTCGCTTCGAGACCTACAGGCTTTAGCATTAGGGAATCTTGAAATTGAAGAAAGGCAAGCACTATCTTTAGACAATCGCTTAGTTACTAAAAGCATGTACGATCTGATGGCTGAGATTTTTCAAGGTAGCAGCCCTAGGAGTGCACAGAGACTGGCGCAAGATCTTCAGGAAGCACCGGAATACATCATTCTTTGGGTTGAGGAAAATTTACCTTTGGCTTATCGTGATATCGAGGATTTATGTAATTCTTTTCAGCTCCTTTCCAGGGCAGATATTATGCTAGGTAGGGTTTCAAGGCGTCAGTATTTCGGTTTATGGTCATATGCCACTGATCTTTCAACGTTTGGGGTATGTGCCTCAAAGAGCAGATTGAATCGTGGCTTTATACGCTATCAATTTCCAGGTTATTTGATGAAAATGGGAAGAAGTAAAATCGTTAGAGGCACGAAACAATCAGTAGCAATGAAAATTGGATTATATTGTCATGCATCTTCGCAATATACCATGACAGAAATTTTACCATACATAGCTAGCCTATTCCGCTCTAATCGAGGATTTCGTATAAGTACTACTGAAATTTTAGATCTGACCGAAGAGGAGGCAGCTTTTCTACTGGGAGAAAAAATCGATTCAGCCACGGTGAAGCACCTATTCCAAGAATTGCATCGCAAACAAATGGGCGAATCTGAAGTGCATGATGGAATTAAACCCATAAGAATCAATGAAATTTCAGAAAAAACTTATAGTGAGGATGATAAGGCATCAGAAAACATCAAACAGAAAAGTTTGTTTGAATATTGA
- the twy1 gene encoding 4-demethylwyosine synthase TYW1: MKFQKKLIVRMIRHQKTSNRKVCLNIEEICMRPELKQKLEKQQYRMSGDHAAVKLCHWMRQSLLNKRHCYKQEFYGIFTHRCLQMTPVAHDCTHNCIFCWRVRGHEGMNESWQEPKEMLDTLIEHQRKLITGFPGDSRCDIRKYKEARDPKHVAISLAGEPTIYPYLGELIAECHHRGMTTFLVTNGTMPEFLEKLNPMPTQLYVTVAAPNKFVYRDVCQPRIPDGWERLMRTLDLLPSLNTRKVIRHTLVREYNLGWEEEYARLDRRADPTFIEPKGFVFVGDARQRMSIDNMPSHEEVASFGGKLALLLGLKIIKEKKDSRVVLLSQDGKNPKLELD; encoded by the coding sequence ATGAAATTTCAGAAAAAACTTATAGTGAGGATGATAAGGCATCAGAAAACATCAAACAGAAAAGTTTGTTTGAATATTGAGGAAATATGCATGAGGCCAGAACTTAAGCAGAAATTGGAGAAGCAGCAATATAGAATGAGTGGAGATCATGCGGCGGTAAAGCTTTGTCACTGGATGAGGCAGTCTTTATTGAATAAGCGTCATTGCTATAAGCAGGAGTTCTATGGCATTTTCACCCATCGCTGCCTGCAAATGACTCCAGTGGCACACGATTGTACACATAATTGTATCTTCTGTTGGAGAGTTAGAGGGCACGAGGGTATGAATGAAAGTTGGCAGGAACCTAAAGAGATGTTAGATACCCTCATAGAACATCAAAGGAAGCTAATAACTGGATTTCCAGGTGATTCCCGTTGCGATATAAGAAAATACAAGGAAGCCAGGGATCCAAAGCATGTGGCAATATCATTAGCAGGGGAGCCAACCATATATCCCTATCTGGGCGAATTGATTGCTGAATGCCATCATAGAGGAATGACAACTTTTTTAGTAACAAATGGAACAATGCCCGAATTTTTAGAAAAGCTGAATCCTATGCCGACACAGCTCTACGTCACAGTCGCAGCTCCAAACAAGTTTGTTTATCGCGACGTTTGTCAACCACGTATTCCAGATGGATGGGAAAGATTGATGCGAACACTCGATCTCTTGCCTTCTTTAAACACGCGCAAAGTAATTCGCCATACACTTGTAAGAGAATATAATCTCGGCTGGGAAGAGGAGTATGCTAGGTTAGACAGACGAGCAGATCCAACTTTCATTGAACCGAAAGGCTTTGTCTTCGTTGGAGATGCGAGGCAACGTATGAGCATTGACAATATGCCATCTCATGAAGAGGTCGCTTCTTTTGGTGGGAAATTAGCTTTGCTCTTAGGTTTAAAAATAATAAAAGAGAAAAAAGACAGTCGT